The DNA region TTTGCGGTGATTCTGAAGCCGGTTTACGGCTACATCATGGACAAAATCGGCATGAGCAAGTGGCTGCTCTATTTTGTCTGCGCCATTTCCGCACTGATGGCGCCGTTTTTTGCGCTGGTATACCAGCCGCTGCTGCAAAGCCATGCGATGGCGGGGATTATCATCGGCGCGCTGTATCTGAGCCTGGGCTGGTACGCCGGCGTGGCGGCGTCTGAATCCTACGCCGACCGCTTTAGCCGCCTGTACGGGCTGGAGTTTGGCCGCATCAGAATGTGGGGCTCGCTGGGCTGGGCGATGGCGGCGTCGGTCTCCGGGCTGTTGTTTAACGTCACGCCGCTGGCCAACTTTCTGCTCAGCAGCGGCACCTCGGTACTGATGCTGCTGGTGCTGATGAGCCTCAAAATCGGCGATGAGCAGCTGCGCAATAACAGCGTTATTTCCGCCAATAAGATCGTCTTTGCCGACGTGCTGATGCTCCTGAAAAACCGCAAGTTCTGGATGTTCAGCCTCTACGTCGCCGGGGTGGCGTGGATGATGTTTATCGCCGAACAGCAGTTCCCGCGCTACTTCGTGTCGTTCTTCGCCACCAAAGAGCAGGGTAATGCCTGGTACGGCTACCTGAGCACCGTCCAGTCGGGGATGGAGTTCGTGATGATGATGTTTATCCCGTGGCTGGTGAACCATTACGGGGCCAAGCGCGGCCTGCTGTTTTGCGGCTGCGTGGTAGGGGCTCGGCTGATCGCCTCCGGGCTCACGAGCGACCCGATTGTCATCTCCATCATCAAACCGTTTTACGGCGTCGAGATCGCGCTGCTGCTGATCTCGGTCTTCAAATACATCGCCGAACATTTTCATCGCCGGGTTAACGCCACGATGTACCTGCTGGGCTACCAGGCGATGATTTACGTGGGTTCAATTGTGGTCGCGCCGCCTGCCGGCTATCTGTACGACAGGATAGGCTTTGAGCATACCTATCTGCTGATGGGCTGCTGCGCCCTGCTATTTACGCTGATTTCCGCCTTTACGCTGTCGCGCTGCCGGTCGACGCGCGATGACTCACGATCCTTTGCTCCGGCGTTAGATACCGCCCCGGCTGAACCGGCCAAACATTAATTCAGGAGTTGTTATGACCCAATCTGTTATCACCGAAGCGCTGCGGCCGATCGAACTGCATCTGGTCGATCGCCTGGCCCTGAGCCAGAAGCTGGAAGCGGCGTTAACCCGCATCACGCGCAAGCTCGACAGCAATATTGTCGCCTTCGGCGATAAATTTCCCGGCGAAGCCTGCGAGAAGGGGGTTTGGCCGCGCACCGATAACGTGGAGTGGACCACCAGCTTTTGGCCCGGCCAGCTGTGGCTGGCGTGGGAGATGACCGGCAAAGCGCATTATCGCGAAGCCGCCGAGCGCTATTTACCGTCGTTCGCCCGGCGTATTGAGCAGCGCATCGATACCGCAACGCACGATCTCGGGTTCCTCTATTCGCTCTCCTGCATCAGCGCCTGGCGCCTCATCGGCAACGAAGCCGCTCGCCGGTCGGCGCTGCTGGCAGCCGAGCGCCTGATGGAGCGTTTTAATCCGACGGCCAAAATTATTCAGGCATGGGGGGATTTAAACGACCCGGAGCAGCAGGGGCGAATGATCATCGACTGCAATATGAACCTGCCGCTGCTGTACTGGGCCAGCGAACAGACCGGCGATCCGCGCTATGCGCAAGCGGCGACGGCTCACGCCGGACAGGCAGCGAAGTATATCGTGCGTGAAGATGCCTCGACGTATCACACTTACTATATGGACGTGCAGACGGGCG from Enterobacter chengduensis includes:
- a CDS encoding oligosaccharide MFS transporter yields the protein MSTSSSVRAAQYKMSTFIFLYFFTWSSSFGLYALWLSQKAGLDSVTIGSVFAINGVFAVILKPVYGYIMDKIGMSKWLLYFVCAISALMAPFFALVYQPLLQSHAMAGIIIGALYLSLGWYAGVAASESYADRFSRLYGLEFGRIRMWGSLGWAMAASVSGLLFNVTPLANFLLSSGTSVLMLLVLMSLKIGDEQLRNNSVISANKIVFADVLMLLKNRKFWMFSLYVAGVAWMMFIAEQQFPRYFVSFFATKEQGNAWYGYLSTVQSGMEFVMMMFIPWLVNHYGAKRGLLFCGCVVGARLIASGLTSDPIVISIIKPFYGVEIALLLISVFKYIAEHFHRRVNATMYLLGYQAMIYVGSIVVAPPAGYLYDRIGFEHTYLLMGCCALLFTLISAFTLSRCRSTRDDSRSFAPALDTAPAEPAKH
- a CDS encoding glycoside hydrolase family 88 protein — translated: MTQSVITEALRPIELHLVDRLALSQKLEAALTRITRKLDSNIVAFGDKFPGEACEKGVWPRTDNVEWTTSFWPGQLWLAWEMTGKAHYREAAERYLPSFARRIEQRIDTATHDLGFLYSLSCISAWRLIGNEAARRSALLAAERLMERFNPTAKIIQAWGDLNDPEQQGRMIIDCNMNLPLLYWASEQTGDPRYAQAATAHAGQAAKYIVREDASTYHTYYMDVQTGEPRFGNTHQGYSDTSCWSRGQAWGIYGFLLSYQHTGDKQMVELSRSLAHYFLNRLPDDDVCHWDLALLGTDAVRDSSAAAIAACGLLELVKALPTLDPNRAYYEEMALRIALSLTDNYLARDDDPTEGLLQHSVYHMGSGKGVDQCCSWGDYFYLELLARLRQIWHPYW